The region CAAGAACACGCAAGAGTGGCAGCTGTACATCGGGTCTCCAGCACGGGCGGCGAAGAGCAGCCAGGAACTGGACTTTTAAATTTTTAGGAAAAACATGGCTTGGAAGAAGCTCGGCAGAATTTTTGACCCCGACAAGGAATGGGTCGGATCACATGCCCAGGTACCGACAACACTCGTGCTTGACGATCTAGTCCGCGTCTTCATCTCCACCCGGAACGCGGCCGGCAAGAGCCTGTGCTATGCCGTGGATCTCGACAAGAACGATCCCGGCAAAATCATTGCCCGTCATTCGGAACCCTGCCTCGGCTTCGGCAAACCGGGGACCTTTGACGACGACGGCGTCATGCCCAGCTATGCGCTCCAAAAAGACGGCAAGACTTATCTGTACTACAGCGGCTGGAACCAGCGCCTGACGGTGCCGTATCACAATTCCATGGGCGTGGCGGTATCAGACGACAACGGCTTGCATTTCAAGAAGTTGTTCGAAGGCCCGATCATGGACAGAACAGCAACGGAGCCCTATGTTGCCGTCACGCCGACCATTCTGTTCGATGATGGCCTGTGGAAGATGTGGTACGTCTCCGGCGTCAGCTGGCTGCAAGTGGATGGAAAATATGAACCGCTGTATGTCATCAAATATGCCGAATCGCAAGACGGTTACAATTTCACGCGCTATCCGGAGCACTGCCTGACGTCCCGCTTCGAGACGGAAGCCTTCTCACGTCCTTGCGTCATCAAGGAAGACGGCATCTTCAAAATGTGGTTCTGCTCCCGCGCATCGCAGGACTACCGCAACGGCGCCGGCTCCTACCGGATCCGCTATGCCGAATCCGTCGACGGCAAGACCTGGACACGCTACGATGACGACGGCATCCCGCCATCACCCGAAGGTTGGGACTCTCTCATGACCTGCTATCCTTTCATTTTCAAGGCAGCAGACAAGAAATACATGTTGTACAACGGAAACCGGTTTGGCACGACAGGATTCGGCTTAGCCCTTTGGAGCAATGATGAGTAATCAAAACAATATTCAGGACGACGTTTACAAACTCGAATCAACAGCCTCGGATGCGCAATTCGCCTTCCGTGAAAAGTTGTTGGAGATGTATCAAAAAAGTCCGTTGTCGCAAGAAGATCTGCTCTTCAATGTCGGCCTGTACACCCGCAGCTCAGTACTGGTGAAGTTCATCGTGCTCAACGACCTGTACAAGCGTTTCAAGCATATTCCCGGGATGCTCGTGGAATTTGGCACCTGGTACGGCCACAATCTGGTCCTGCTGGAAAACCTGCGCGCCATTTACGAGCCCTTCAACAAGCAGCGCCAGATCGTCGGCTTCGATACTTTTGAAGGCTATTCCAAACCGAGCGACAAGGATCGGCAGGAAAGCGGCGTCTGGGTTGAGAATTCCTATTCGACTCAGGCCAGCTACAAGGATTACCTGAATGAGTTGCTGCAAGTTCATGAAGGCAACAACGTCATTGGTCACAAGCGCGGTGTCCACTCGTTGGTTGCCGGCGACGTCACCAGGACTGCTCCGGACTTTTTTGCCAATAATGCATCGAGCATCATCGCCTTCGCCTACTTCGACATGGGCCTGTACGAGCCGACTTTAGCGGCGCTCAAGGCAATCAAGCCGCATCTGGTTTCCGGCAGCATTTTGCTCATGGACGAACTGACCTGGCCCGAATCCCCAGGCGAGGCACTGGCATTCAAGGAAGTCTTCAAGACCAGTGAATACTCTCTTGAGAAGTGCGAGTTGTATCCGTCCAAGTGCATCGTGACCATCAAGTAATCAATATGATTTCGACTCAGGATTACGATGTACTGATGGAAGAAAAAGGATGGATCGTTTTCGAAAACGCCATCCCCGCCGATATCATTTCCCGCATGCGCGAGGACATTCATCCCGCGTATGAAATCTGCCGCGAATACCAGATCAAGAATGGGATCGATCAGGACACCAGCTTTACGGTGCATCACCTGATCGGACAATTTGAAAGCTATCTCGATTGCCTGAAGGCGTATCCCATTTACGACTTCATCGAGCGCTACTTCGGCGGCAAGTTCATTCTTAATTCCTACGGCGGCGCTATCAACACGCGTGCTTCAGTGTCGTACGCGCAGCGTGTGCATCGCGATATCCGCTCGTATTCCGGAGCGATCCCGCTATTGCTCAATACGCTGGTGATGCTTGACGACTTCACTCCGCACAATGGATCCACATGGATGCTCTCCGGCTCTCACAAGAGCGAAGCCAAACCCAGCGACGAGTACTTCAAAGAGCATGCGGAACAGGCGCTCGGTTCGGCCGGTAGCATCCTGATGTTCAACTCCAACGTCTGGCATGCCGGCGGCAATAATGAAACAGATCAGCTGCGCCGCTCGGTGACACCGATGTTTTCGAAGCCGTTCATGAAACAGCAGTTCGATTATCCGCGCGCCCTCGGCTATGACAAAGGCGACAGCTACGACGAGAACTTGCGCCAGATTCTTGGCTACAACTCACGTGTTCCCGCAACGCTGGACGAATGGTATCAACCGCCGGCAAAGCGGATGTATCGCCCCAATCAAGGATGAACATGGCTCGCGATCTGAACACTGAGTATCAGGATACCGAAAATCGTCTGTACGCCTACGATTTCGACTACATCCACCGTAACTACATGATCAAGGCTTTGTCCTGTTATTTCCGGCCAGGCAATGTCCTGGAAATGGGTTGCTATCACGGCGAATTCACCAAGAAGCTGCAACCATTCTTTCAGGACATTACGGTTATCGAGGGTTCTTCCGACCTGATCGATATTGCACGGAAAAATGTCGGTGGCAACGTCGACTTCATCCTCAGCCGTTTTGAAGAAGCTGCCCCGGCCAAACGATTTGATAATATTTTTTTGGTGCACACGCTCGAACATTTGAGCGATCCCCAGTTGGTGCTGAAGAAAATTCGTGAATGGCTGACCCCGTCAGGCCGGTTGTTTATCGTCGTGCCGAACGCCAATGCAGCATCACGTCAAATTGCCGTCAACATGGGACTCATCGATTTCAATGCGGCGGTCACAGAGGGCGAGAAAAATCATGGCCATCGGGTAACTTACAGCCTTGACACACTGGAGCATGAAGCACTGCAAGCCGGCTTTCAGGTGGAACAACGCGGTGGCATCCTGTTCAAACCACTGGCCAATTTCCAGTTTGATTCCGCCTATCGCGCAGGCATTATCAATGATGCCTTTTTCGACGGATGCTATAAGCTGGGAATGAAGTATCCGGATCTGACGGCAAGTGTTTTTGTGGTCTGCACCGGCTGAGCCACAGCCGCCGCCACTCCAGATTCTGCGACAGGTCGTCTCAGACGTAGTCGTAAGCGTCCAGATGCGACCTGATTTGTTTCGGCCCCACTTCCATCAACGCATCGATGATCGAAAGATAGGGTGTGAATCCGGAACCTCGCTGAGGATAGGGCAAAGGTCGCATCGCGATGAAACGCAAGTCGATGCCGACCTGGGAGAATGAAGCGGCATCATACAATTCTTTTCCACCTTGTGCATTGATGTAGACGTCGGCCTGTTCTCGCCGGGCGATGTCGATGATTCGCTCCTGCGCGGCCAGTTGACTGTTGGCATAGTCGCGACTGGTCACGACAAACTCCGTCTCGATCTCCATGAAGCTCGCCATCGTCTGCAGATGATGCGCGAGGTAGTCGGCCAGATTGCTGCGCTCATAAGTCAGGACACCTTCGATGACCGGAAAGACGTCATTGAAGTAAGGTGCTTTTTTATAAGTCACTTCGACCATGCGCAGCATTTTCTTAAGCCACTCAGCGGTCGGTGCAATGTCGATATCGCAGATCTTCTTGTTCTGCGAAGCCTGGCGCAACGGTAAAGTGATCAATGTCGGCTCACCGTTGATGAGCAAGCGATTGCGATTGATCCATCCACGGTTGATGTAATTCACATCGTCATAGATGACAAAACGATCGGCAGCCTGGATTAACTGCCAGTAACCGATATAAGGGAAAAAATAAGGCTGCATGATCGCCAGCCGTGTCATGCGCGCCCGGCCTCCGAGATCGCCGCGATAACCGTATCCACCTGCTCTTCCGACAAACCCGGATAAATGGGGAGACAGATCACCTGATTCGCAACTCGGGTCGCTACCGGCAAGTTCGCAGCATCGGCAGATGGGAGCTCACAATACACGGGAGAATTCGAGATCAATGGATAGAAATAGCGGCGCGTATAAATGCCCTTGTCTTGCAAGTGCTGAAACAAGGCATCTCGCGACAATGGATAAGCCTCGTCGATAAGAATCGGGAAATACGCATAGTTGGCGGTACTTTCGTTGAGGCCCTCGATACAAGTCACGCCAGGAATAGCAGCCAGCTTTTGCCGGTATCGTTGATCTATCACCTGCCGCTGTTGTAGCGCCGACCCGATGTCCTTCAGTTGCAGCAGGCCAAAGGCTGCATGGATTTCACTCAGCTTGCCGTTTGTTCCCAATAAGGCGACCGTACTGCCATCTCGTTCGAAACCGAAATTCTTCAATTGATCAATGCGTTGCTTGGTTTCTTTGTCGTGACTGACAATCGCCCCTCCTTCGAAGGTGTTGAAGACTTTCGTGGCATGAAAGCTCAGGACCGACAAGTCGCCGTACTTGAGGATGCTGCCCTGTGCATCTTGTACGCCAAAGGCATGAGCGGCATCGTAAATTACCTTCAGGCCATGTTTGTCGGCGATTGTTCGAATTGCGTGGACATCGCAAGGGTGCCCGTAGCAGTGGACCGGCATGATCGCCTTGGTCGCAGGCGTAATTGCAGCTTCAATACGCGCAGGATCGAGATTGAGCGTCTGCGGATCGATATCGACAAATACCGGCTTCAGCTGGTTCCATAACAACGAATGTGTTGTCGCGATAAAGGAATACGGCGTGGTAATCACTTCACCGTCGATGTCCGCCGCCTGCAACGCTGTGAGTAACGCCTGCGTGCCGTTGCCAAACAAGGAAATATGCGCGACCCCCAGAAAGTCACACAGCGCTGCTTCCAGACGTTGATGGTAAGGCCCACCGTTGGTGAGGATCCGGGCATCCCAAATTTCCTGCAAATAGGGAATGAATTCCTCCAACGGTGGCAACACCGGGCGGGTTACAAATATCGGTTCCTTATCGCTCATATGCTTCATATGCCTTACGACCAACCTGGCCTCATCCTGCGACATCACCATGCCGAGGTTTTATTTTTTCTGACAAACGAACACGAAATATTCAAGCGGCAAGCCGAAACAATCATCGGATATCTTGGCCCTTGAGAAATTGGTGAAATGCGCACCGAACAATTCTTCAATATGCTCAAACGAATTGAAACGATACATCAAAGTACCTTTCAGCAGCCCGTTTCCCCATTTGTTTTCCGGAGGATTGACCTCAATCCGGTTGCCGCCCAAATCTTCACAACCGATGAGGGAATAGCAGTTACTGGTTGGCACTGAACATACCATATAGCCACCGGATTTCAGCGTGCGGGCGTATTCGGCAATATGATCTTCGATATCCGAGGCTCTGTTATCCAGGTAATAGATTGCGTTCCAGGAAAGAAGATAGTCAAAGAAATCAGATTCAAACGGGATGTTAACGTTGGTCCCTGACTTAATCTCACTGCGAATCTGGAACGGATGATCCTGCAATTTTTGCTGTGTTATCTGCGCTGTTTTTTCAGTGACTTCGGTACCAAATAACTGAAAACCCAGTTTATGCAGTAACACCGAGTTACGGCCATCGCCACAGGAAACATCACAGATCTTCTTGCCGCGATAGTTCTTGTCAATCCTCAGATTTGGATAACCACCGACAAACGATCTCAAAACATATTCATTGGGAAAAAGCAACGAACTCAGTTCGCTGTAGTAATTTTCCCAAGCGTCAAATTTTTCTTGCATCACCGACTCCGTTCATTAAATTTATTGCCAGACGACTGGACGTCGGCGGGTGCCGGCGTTACGGCGTCTTGTTGAACTCATGTCGCGTCCAGAATCCACGCATGATTTCCCAGCATCGATCCGACTCTGCCTGCGCAATGTTGGCGGAGACAACCTGCCCTTGCTCTTCGTGAATACGGAAATAGCTCAACGCTTCCGTGAGATAAATCGTATTGCCGCGCAAAGCAAGATTGACGTAAATCGCAACGTCGGAAGCCCATGAGATTTCCTGTCCATCAACGGACATGAAATCAGGCTTGACCTCGTCGAGTTCGGACTTCCTGAACATCACCGTGCTCGGCTCACCGACAAAATTGATTTTGGTCGACAACAGGGCCGTTCCCAGAGAGAGGCCGTCGATAATGGAATCGACTGAAACCGGCAACTGTGTCGCAGTGATGTCGCCAAGGAAATTCCCAAGCTTGTCGATCCGTTGCCGCTTAGATGTCAACAAGGTGATATCAGGGTGCTCGGCAAATGCCGTGACCATACGCTGCACGCAATTGGGCGCAAGCAAGTCGTCGTCATTGAGGAATTTGACGAACTCCCCTTTGGCCTCACTCAGGCAAAGACAATGATTGGATCTACCAATGTCCTGACCGGCTTTGGGATTGCGCAAGTAGCGAATACGCGTGTCTTTTTCACCGTATTCACGTGTGATGACTTCAATCGCATCGTTAGGGCAGTCATCGCTGACCACGATCTCGATGTTCTGATACGTCTGGGCCAGCGCACTTTCCAGGGCCAGCTTGAAATAGGTCGCCTTATAAGCCGGCATGACAATACTGACCAACGGATTGGCGTCGCTGCTCAATTGCCGCAACGGCTTGCGGAATTCAACGATCAGCTGAGACGACTCGCGATATTCTCGGTTGTTCATCATCGGATCGCTGCTAATGCCGTACTGGCAGCGACCAACCAGTTCAAGGCCTATCATTTTTCCGATGCGAATCAATTCTTCTTCGTCATAAATCCACTGATGTCCCCACCAGCGCATCGCGATATTCAAGCGCTCACAGCGGCTCGCCGTCCATGGCATGCCGAAGCGAGCCCAATCAGGATGTACGCGGTTGTTGACGTAATCGCCGATCATGTATTCCAGATCCGGCATGGCAATGCGCACCAGTCCGCCCGGTTTGAGAACCCGACGGCATTCATGCAACAGACGAATCCCTTGATTCTGCGCTACGTGCTCAAAAAAATGCTCGCTGTAGATACCTGTTACCGTCCCTTGCTCCCATGGCAGAGGCTTGGTCAGATCCAGGTGCATGTCTGCGCCAGGAGAATCCAGGTCGATGTTGACGAAGCCTTGGAATTTCTTGTCTCCGCAACCAAGATGAAGGTAAATGGGGTCCATGGTCGTCATTTGGAGAGGGGAGTAGTTTTAAGGAAGCCGCCGCCCGTCGCGGGTGCAGGAGCAACTGGTGCTGCAACCGGTGCCGCAGGTGCAGCCGCGAGGGACAAAGCCGCACCGGGGCTGGCATTCACCGCCGGGGCCACGGCACCGGCAATACCGAAACCAAACTCGTCATAGCCGTGTCGCGGCGTGAGATTCACATTCTCGAACACCAGGACATCACCAATGAGCTTGTCATCATAATATTCTCCCTCGAATAGCCCGGGGAAACGCAGCAGGGAGATGACTACCTTTTCCAATGGACCTGGGCCCAGATAATAGGCACCGCCGGCGGCCCAGGCGCGCAAGACAGGACGTCCATACACACGACGATTGAGGTCGTGGTCGTTACACAATCCCCAGTGATAACACCGGTCATGATCCAGACTGGATACCGGCACCCCGGCATAGGCATTTTCGCGCATCAGTTGCGTCAGACTCTGCCGCAGTTTGGCGGCATCGTGCAAACTCATTTCATCGTCGACCTTCATGACACCGACGTTATTGCCGATGTTCTCATAAACCCATGCCAGCGCAGCCACCACTTTTTGCGGAGTTGACTCATAACTGTCGGATACGTCGACCTGCAACGCGCGCACATGTCCGATTGACGGTGTATCGGCGCCGCTGATGATCATGTATTCAATATTGCTGCGATCAAACTGCGCCGCCAGACTTAAGGCCTTCGCCTCGTTGCGCTTGCTGGTAATGATCATCACCAGATTCTTGATGCCTGACGTCTTTTTGACCATCTCCTTGTAGTCGCCAAGGATGTCGTTGTTGTAAGGCGTCGTCGCGATCGCCGCCTTCAGATGCCACAAGGCCGCACTCTGATTTCCGCGCTCGCGCTCTACCTGAAACCGCAAGTAGTCCAGCGTCCATTTGTAGTTCGATGGGATATGTAAAAATTCCGATTC is a window of Herbaspirillum hiltneri N3 DNA encoding:
- a CDS encoding glycoside hydrolase family protein; translation: MAWKKLGRIFDPDKEWVGSHAQVPTTLVLDDLVRVFISTRNAAGKSLCYAVDLDKNDPGKIIARHSEPCLGFGKPGTFDDDGVMPSYALQKDGKTYLYYSGWNQRLTVPYHNSMGVAVSDDNGLHFKKLFEGPIMDRTATEPYVAVTPTILFDDGLWKMWYVSGVSWLQVDGKYEPLYVIKYAESQDGYNFTRYPEHCLTSRFETEAFSRPCVIKEDGIFKMWFCSRASQDYRNGAGSYRIRYAESVDGKTWTRYDDDGIPPSPEGWDSLMTCYPFIFKAADKKYMLYNGNRFGTTGFGLALWSNDE
- a CDS encoding class I SAM-dependent methyltransferase; the encoded protein is MYQKSPLSQEDLLFNVGLYTRSSVLVKFIVLNDLYKRFKHIPGMLVEFGTWYGHNLVLLENLRAIYEPFNKQRQIVGFDTFEGYSKPSDKDRQESGVWVENSYSTQASYKDYLNELLQVHEGNNVIGHKRGVHSLVAGDVTRTAPDFFANNASSIIAFAYFDMGLYEPTLAALKAIKPHLVSGSILLMDELTWPESPGEALAFKEVFKTSEYSLEKCELYPSKCIVTIK
- a CDS encoding phytanoyl-CoA dioxygenase family protein, which codes for MISTQDYDVLMEEKGWIVFENAIPADIISRMREDIHPAYEICREYQIKNGIDQDTSFTVHHLIGQFESYLDCLKAYPIYDFIERYFGGKFILNSYGGAINTRASVSYAQRVHRDIRSYSGAIPLLLNTLVMLDDFTPHNGSTWMLSGSHKSEAKPSDEYFKEHAEQALGSAGSILMFNSNVWHAGGNNETDQLRRSVTPMFSKPFMKQQFDYPRALGYDKGDSYDENLRQILGYNSRVPATLDEWYQPPAKRMYRPNQG
- a CDS encoding class I SAM-dependent methyltransferase, with amino-acid sequence MARDLNTEYQDTENRLYAYDFDYIHRNYMIKALSCYFRPGNVLEMGCYHGEFTKKLQPFFQDITVIEGSSDLIDIARKNVGGNVDFILSRFEEAAPAKRFDNIFLVHTLEHLSDPQLVLKKIREWLTPSGRLFIVVPNANAASRQIAVNMGLIDFNAAVTEGEKNHGHRVTYSLDTLEHEALQAGFQVEQRGGILFKPLANFQFDSAYRAGIINDAFFDGCYKLGMKYPDLTASVFVVCTG
- a CDS encoding WbqC family protein, yielding MTRLAIMQPYFFPYIGYWQLIQAADRFVIYDDVNYINRGWINRNRLLINGEPTLITLPLRQASQNKKICDIDIAPTAEWLKKMLRMVEVTYKKAPYFNDVFPVIEGVLTYERSNLADYLAHHLQTMASFMEIETEFVVTSRDYANSQLAAQERIIDIARREQADVYINAQGGKELYDAASFSQVGIDLRFIAMRPLPYPQRGSGFTPYLSIIDALMEVGPKQIRSHLDAYDYV
- a CDS encoding DegT/DnrJ/EryC1/StrS family aminotransferase, with amino-acid sequence MSDKEPIFVTRPVLPPLEEFIPYLQEIWDARILTNGGPYHQRLEAALCDFLGVAHISLFGNGTQALLTALQAADIDGEVITTPYSFIATTHSLLWNQLKPVFVDIDPQTLNLDPARIEAAITPATKAIMPVHCYGHPCDVHAIRTIADKHGLKVIYDAAHAFGVQDAQGSILKYGDLSVLSFHATKVFNTFEGGAIVSHDKETKQRIDQLKNFGFERDGSTVALLGTNGKLSEIHAAFGLLQLKDIGSALQQRQVIDQRYRQKLAAIPGVTCIEGLNESTANYAYFPILIDEAYPLSRDALFQHLQDKGIYTRRYFYPLISNSPVYCELPSADAANLPVATRVANQVICLPIYPGLSEEQVDTVIAAISEAGRA
- a CDS encoding class I SAM-dependent methyltransferase, producing the protein MQEKFDAWENYYSELSSLLFPNEYVLRSFVGGYPNLRIDKNYRGKKICDVSCGDGRNSVLLHKLGFQLFGTEVTEKTAQITQQKLQDHPFQIRSEIKSGTNVNIPFESDFFDYLLSWNAIYYLDNRASDIEDHIAEYARTLKSGGYMVCSVPTSNCYSLIGCEDLGGNRIEVNPPENKWGNGLLKGTLMYRFNSFEHIEELFGAHFTNFSRAKISDDCFGLPLEYFVFVCQKK
- a CDS encoding glycosyltransferase translates to MDPIYLHLGCGDKKFQGFVNIDLDSPGADMHLDLTKPLPWEQGTVTGIYSEHFFEHVAQNQGIRLLHECRRVLKPGGLVRIAMPDLEYMIGDYVNNRVHPDWARFGMPWTASRCERLNIAMRWWGHQWIYDEEELIRIGKMIGLELVGRCQYGISSDPMMNNREYRESSQLIVEFRKPLRQLSSDANPLVSIVMPAYKATYFKLALESALAQTYQNIEIVVSDDCPNDAIEVITREYGEKDTRIRYLRNPKAGQDIGRSNHCLCLSEAKGEFVKFLNDDDLLAPNCVQRMVTAFAEHPDITLLTSKRQRIDKLGNFLGDITATQLPVSVDSIIDGLSLGTALLSTKINFVGEPSTVMFRKSELDEVKPDFMSVDGQEISWASDVAIYVNLALRGNTIYLTEALSYFRIHEEQGQVVSANIAQAESDRCWEIMRGFWTRHEFNKTP